Proteins encoded within one genomic window of Equus caballus isolate H_3958 breed thoroughbred chromosome 20, TB-T2T, whole genome shotgun sequence:
- the LOC100052249 gene encoding MHC class II DQ-alpha precursor (The RefSeq protein has 8 substitutions, 1 frameshift compared to this genomic sequence) has product MILNRALILGTLTLITMMSTCGGEDIVADHLGSYGTNVYQSYGPSGQFTHEFDGDEEFYVDLEKKETVWWLPMFSKFTSFDPQGALRNIATSKYNLDILIKLSNSTAATNEVPEVTVFPKSPVMLGQPNTLICLVDNIFPPVINVTWLKDGHSVTEGVSETSFLPKNDHSFFKMSYLTFLPSADDIYDCKVEHWGLDEPLLKHWEPEIPTPVSELTETVVCALGLAMGLVDIVVGSILISRGLRSGDASRHQGPL; this is encoded by the exons ATGATCCTAAACAGAGCTCTGATTCTGGGAAGCCTCACCCTGATCACCATGATGAGCCCCTGTGGAGGTGAAGACATTGTGG CTGACCACCTTGGCTCCTACGGCACAAATGTCTACCAGTCTTATGGTCCTTCTGGGCAGTTCACCCATGAATTTGATGGAGACGAGGAGTTCTACGTGGACCTGGAGAAGAAGGAGACTGTCTGGAGGCTGCCTCTGTTTAGCAAATTTACAAGTTTTGACCCACAGGGTGCACTGCGAAACATTGC GTCAAAATACAACTTGGACATCTTGATTAAACTCTCCAACTCTACTGCTGCTACCAATG AGGTTCCTGAGGTGACTGTGTTTCCCAAGTCTCCCGTGATGCTGGGTCAGCCCAGCACCCTCATCTGTCTTGTGGACAACATCTTTCCTCCTGTGATCAATGTCACATGGTTGAAGGATGGGCACTCAGTCACAGAAGGTGTTTCTGAGACCAGTTTTCTCCCCAAGAATGATCATTCCTTCTTTAAGATGAGTTACCTCACCTTCCTCCCTTATGCTGACGATATTTATGATTGCAAGGTGGAGCACTGGGGCCTGGATGAACCACTTCTGAAACATTGGG AACATGAGATTCCAACCCCTGTGTCAGAGCTGACAGAGACTGTGGTCTGCGCCCTGGGGTTGGCCGTGGGCCTTGTAGACATCGTGGTGGGCTCCATCCTCATCAGCCGAGGCCTACGCTCAGGTGATGCCTCCAGACACCAAGGGCCTTTGTGA